One region of Streptomyces rishiriensis genomic DNA includes:
- a CDS encoding DEDDh family exonuclease, with protein sequence MLEDHTTTASSPTEWPTAYPQGYAVVDVETTGLARDDRIISAAVYRLDARGEVEDHWYTLVNPERDPGPVWIHGLTSDVLEGAPLFREVAAEFAARLDGRVLVAHNAVFDWQMIAREYARAECEAPVRQRLCTIALSKELALPLPNHKLESLAAHFGVVQQRAHHALDDARVLAEAFRPSLRAAAAGGVRLPLLECRPLTEWADRPAPLIGRQASGPGGGGYGGYRPGTWRPSRKRPACPHPNPGRYEDGKRLKQGMRVAFSGDTSVERDLLEDRAAEAGLHVATSLSRLTSLLVTNDPDSGTSKVVKARQFGTPVVDEAAFGQLLRDVEPADG encoded by the coding sequence ATGCTCGAAGACCACACGACGACAGCGTCCTCCCCCACGGAGTGGCCGACCGCGTATCCCCAGGGGTACGCGGTCGTTGACGTGGAGACCACCGGCCTGGCCCGGGACGACCGGATCATCTCCGCCGCCGTCTACCGGCTGGACGCGCGCGGCGAGGTGGAGGACCACTGGTACACGCTGGTCAATCCGGAGCGCGACCCGGGGCCCGTGTGGATCCACGGTCTGACGAGCGACGTACTCGAGGGTGCGCCCCTCTTCCGGGAAGTGGCCGCGGAGTTCGCCGCCCGGCTCGACGGGCGGGTGCTCGTCGCGCACAACGCGGTCTTCGACTGGCAGATGATCGCGCGGGAGTACGCGCGCGCGGAGTGCGAGGCGCCGGTACGACAGCGGCTGTGCACCATCGCGCTCTCCAAGGAGCTGGCTCTGCCGCTGCCCAACCACAAGCTGGAGTCGCTCGCGGCCCACTTCGGGGTGGTGCAGCAGCGCGCGCACCACGCGCTGGACGACGCGCGCGTGCTCGCCGAGGCGTTCCGGCCGAGTCTGCGGGCCGCGGCGGCGGGCGGTGTCCGGCTCCCGCTGCTCGAGTGCCGGCCGCTCACCGAGTGGGCCGACCGGCCCGCGCCCCTCATCGGCCGGCAGGCGAGCGGTCCGGGCGGTGGCGGCTACGGCGGCTACCGGCCCGGCACTTGGCGGCCGTCCCGCAAAAGGCCCGCATGCCCCCATCCCAATCCCGGTCGGTACGAAGACGGCAAAAGACTCAAGCAGGGCATGCGGGTCGCCTTCTCGGGCGACACCTCGGTCGAGCGGGACCTGCTGGAGGACCGCGCCGCCGAAGCGGGACTGCACGTCGCCACGAGCCTGTCCCGGCTGACCAGCCTGCTCGTCACCAACGACCCCGACTCGGGCACCTCGAAGGTGGTGAAGGCGCGGCAGTTCGGGACGCCCGTCGTCGACGAGGCCGCCTTCGGGCAACTCCTGCGGGATGTGGAGCCCGCCGACGGGTGA
- a CDS encoding VIT1/CCC1 transporter family protein encodes MTEPTHAEAHRGSLGSRLNWLRAAVLGANDGIVSIAGLVVGVAGATDDRSALLTAGLAGLLAGSMSMAAGEYVSVSTQRDSEKAALALERRELREQPEAELAELAELLAERGLSQEVAREAAVQLTERDALRAHARVELGIDPDDLTNPWHAAWASFLAFTAGALLPLLAIVLPPADWRLPVTVASVLAALAGTGWSSARLGAAAPGRAVLRNVGGGALAMGVTYLVGSLLGAAGV; translated from the coding sequence GTGACGGAACCCACCCACGCCGAGGCCCACCGAGGCTCGCTCGGATCCCGGCTGAACTGGCTGCGCGCCGCGGTCCTCGGCGCCAACGACGGCATCGTCTCCATTGCCGGTCTCGTCGTCGGCGTGGCCGGCGCGACGGACGACCGCTCGGCTCTGCTGACGGCGGGTCTCGCCGGTCTGCTCGCCGGGTCGATGTCCATGGCGGCGGGGGAGTACGTCTCCGTGTCGACCCAACGGGACTCCGAGAAGGCGGCGCTCGCGCTGGAGCGCCGGGAACTGCGCGAGCAGCCGGAGGCCGAGCTGGCGGAGCTGGCCGAACTGCTGGCCGAACGGGGGCTGTCCCAGGAGGTGGCCCGGGAGGCCGCCGTCCAGCTCACGGAACGGGACGCCCTGAGGGCCCACGCGCGCGTGGAGCTCGGTATCGACCCCGACGACCTCACCAATCCCTGGCACGCGGCCTGGGCCAGCTTCCTCGCCTTCACGGCCGGGGCCCTGCTCCCCCTCCTGGCCATCGTGCTGCCCCCGGCGGACTGGCGTCTCCCCGTGACCGTCGCATCGGTCCTGGCCGCCCTTGCGGGCACAGGCTGGAGCAGCGCCCGCCTGGGAGCAGCGGCACCGGGACGCGCGGTACTGCGCAATGTGGGGGGCGGTGCGCTGGCGATGGGCGTGACGTATCTCGTCGGATCACTGCTGGGGGCGGCGGGGGTGTGA
- a CDS encoding CoA transferase — MPEIKFAWSELGGDPGLLTRVSTVVREDVLPARLPVRELARACVGACALAGAELGARRAGLPEAPAVRVHDAAVATAFVSERRLLVDGRAPVSFAPLSRFWRTADGWVRTHANYPHHRERLLRALALPESADPADVEASLAERRALDVEDAVYAAGGLAVASRTPEEWAAQEQAALIAARPLVERDRSDEARARTFAPLEEGPLLPASGVRVLDLTRVLAGPVATRTLALLGADVLRVDAPRLPELPDQHADTGFGKRSALLDLASDRRTFEDLLATADVVVTGYRPGALDRFGLSPEALAERRPGLVVAQVSAWGAYGPWGGRRGFDSLVQVATGIATVEGSTGRPGALPAQALDHGTGYLLAAAVLRALTEQSYDGGSRFVRLALARTAAWLTEGTRAGEGGDGRSGDDRDARVRRGDGRSERGRSEDGSVAGVRMDEGEGKGMTKAQDRQVSGGGSVDSGSWLAETDSPLGRLRHALSPVSFEGGPGDWSRPPGPWGADPARWLRSTDAPPPYRHLTQPTDSE, encoded by the coding sequence ATGCCTGAAATCAAGTTCGCCTGGTCGGAGCTGGGCGGCGATCCCGGCCTCCTCACGCGCGTGTCGACCGTCGTCCGCGAGGACGTCCTGCCGGCACGCCTTCCCGTACGGGAACTGGCGCGCGCCTGTGTGGGCGCGTGCGCGCTGGCCGGCGCCGAACTGGGAGCACGACGGGCCGGTCTCCCGGAGGCGCCCGCGGTGCGGGTGCACGACGCGGCGGTGGCCACCGCGTTCGTCAGCGAGCGCCGGCTGCTCGTCGACGGACGGGCGCCGGTCTCCTTCGCCCCGCTGTCACGGTTCTGGCGCACGGCCGACGGATGGGTGCGCACCCACGCCAACTACCCGCACCACCGCGAGCGGTTGCTCAGGGCGCTGGCCCTGCCGGAGAGCGCCGACCCGGCCGATGTCGAGGCGTCGCTCGCGGAGCGCCGCGCCCTGGACGTCGAGGACGCGGTGTACGCGGCCGGGGGCCTGGCCGTCGCGTCGCGCACGCCCGAGGAGTGGGCGGCACAGGAGCAGGCGGCCCTGATCGCCGCTCGCCCCCTGGTGGAGCGGGACCGGTCGGACGAGGCACGCGCGCGGACGTTCGCACCACTGGAGGAGGGCCCGCTGCTGCCCGCGTCCGGCGTGCGCGTCCTGGACCTCACCCGGGTCCTGGCCGGCCCGGTGGCCACCCGCACCCTGGCCCTGCTGGGCGCGGACGTCCTGCGGGTCGACGCGCCGCGTCTGCCCGAGCTGCCCGACCAGCACGCCGACACGGGCTTCGGCAAGCGCTCGGCGCTGCTGGACCTGGCATCCGACCGGCGCACCTTCGAGGACCTGCTCGCGACGGCCGACGTCGTGGTCACCGGCTACCGGCCGGGCGCGCTGGACCGGTTCGGCCTCTCCCCCGAGGCGCTGGCCGAACGGCGGCCCGGGCTGGTCGTGGCCCAGGTGTCGGCGTGGGGCGCGTACGGGCCGTGGGGCGGGCGCCGCGGCTTCGACAGCCTGGTCCAGGTGGCCACCGGCATCGCCACCGTCGAGGGCTCCACCGGGCGGCCGGGCGCGCTCCCCGCACAGGCCCTCGACCACGGCACCGGCTATCTGCTGGCGGCGGCCGTGCTGCGGGCGCTGACCGAGCAGTCGTACGACGGTGGCAGCCGGTTCGTACGGCTGGCCCTGGCCCGCACCGCGGCGTGGCTCACCGAGGGAACCCGGGCGGGCGAGGGCGGGGACGGCCGGAGCGGGGACGACCGGGACGCGAGAGTCCGGCGCGGGGACGGCCGGAGTGAGCGCGGCCGGAGCGAGGACGGCTCCGTCGCGGGCGTCCGGATGGACGAAGGGGAGGGCAAAGGGATGACCAAGGCGCAGGACCGCCAGGTGAGCGGGGGCGGGAGCGTCGACTCCGGCTCCTGGCTCGCGGAGACCGACAGTCCTCTCGGGCGGCTGCGCCATGCCCTTTCACCGGTGTCGTTCGAGGGCGGGCCGGGCGACTGGTCGCGGCCGCCGGGGCCCTGGGGAGCCGATCCGGCGCGCTGGCTCCGGTCCACGGACGCCCCACCGCCGTACCGCCATCTCACCCAGCCGACCGACTCGGAATGA
- a CDS encoding glycoside hydrolase family 15 protein — MHPRIEDYALIGDEQTAALVGTDGSVDWLCLPRFDSGACFARLLGEEENGHWRIAPQGARGACTRRAYRPDTLVLDTEWETDEGAIRVTDLMPQRDRAPDVVRIVQGLRGRVTVRSALRLRFDYGWVVPWMRRADGHRVAVGGPDAVWFRSEPEVRTWGEDFTTYSEFSVGEGESVAFVLTWHPSHESRPPLVDPWEALRVSVDDWRAWAARCRYDGPHRDAVVRSLITLKALTYVPTGGIVAALTTSLPEEVGGIRNWDYRYCWLRDSTLTLGALLAAGYQDEAEAWRNWLLRAVAGDPADLQIMYGLAGERRLPECELPWLSGYEDSTPVRIGNGAVDQLQLDVYGEVMDSLSLARSSGMSPRPHVWSLQCALMKWLGENWRRPDEGLWEVRGGRRQFVHSKVMVWVAADRAVRTLEDHPGLSGDLAGWRALRDEVHREVCEKGYDPERNTFTQSYGSRDLDASLLLIPRVGFLPPDDPRVVGTVDAVREELGHGGLLRRYSTDGRSVDGLPGDEGTFLACSFWLADALHMTGRAEEARELFERLVGLANDVGLLAEEYDPSTGRHLGNFPQAFSHIGLVNTALALFGTQEAG; from the coding sequence GTGCACCCCCGCATCGAGGACTACGCACTCATCGGCGACGAACAGACCGCCGCCCTGGTCGGCACGGACGGTTCCGTCGACTGGCTCTGTCTGCCCCGCTTCGACTCCGGAGCCTGCTTCGCGCGCCTTCTCGGCGAGGAGGAGAACGGCCACTGGCGCATCGCCCCGCAGGGCGCGCGGGGAGCCTGCACGCGGCGCGCCTACCGGCCCGACACCCTCGTCCTGGACACCGAGTGGGAAACGGACGAGGGGGCGATCCGGGTCACCGACCTGATGCCCCAACGCGACAGGGCCCCCGACGTCGTCCGCATCGTCCAGGGACTGCGCGGCCGGGTCACCGTCCGCAGCGCGCTGCGGCTGCGCTTCGACTACGGCTGGGTCGTCCCGTGGATGCGCCGGGCCGACGGCCATCGGGTGGCGGTCGGCGGTCCCGACGCGGTCTGGTTCCGCAGCGAGCCGGAGGTGCGCACCTGGGGCGAGGACTTCACCACCTACTCGGAGTTCTCCGTCGGGGAGGGCGAGTCGGTGGCCTTCGTGCTGACCTGGCACCCCTCGCACGAGTCGCGCCCGCCGCTCGTCGACCCGTGGGAGGCGCTGCGGGTCAGCGTCGACGACTGGCGGGCGTGGGCCGCCCGCTGCCGCTACGACGGTCCCCACCGGGACGCCGTCGTCCGCTCCCTGATCACCCTCAAGGCCCTCACGTACGTCCCCACCGGCGGTATCGTCGCCGCGCTCACCACCTCCCTGCCCGAGGAGGTGGGCGGGATCCGCAACTGGGACTACCGCTACTGCTGGCTGCGCGACTCGACGCTCACCCTCGGCGCCCTGCTGGCGGCCGGCTACCAGGACGAGGCCGAGGCCTGGCGCAACTGGCTGCTGCGCGCCGTCGCGGGCGATCCGGCGGACCTCCAGATCATGTACGGGCTGGCGGGCGAGCGCCGGCTGCCCGAGTGCGAGCTGCCCTGGCTGTCCGGCTACGAGGACTCCACGCCGGTGCGCATCGGCAACGGGGCCGTGGACCAGCTGCAACTGGACGTCTACGGCGAGGTCATGGACTCGCTGTCGCTGGCCCGGTCCTCCGGTATGTCTCCCCGGCCGCACGTATGGTCGTTGCAGTGCGCGCTGATGAAGTGGCTCGGCGAGAACTGGCGGCGGCCGGACGAGGGGCTGTGGGAGGTGCGCGGCGGCCGGCGGCAGTTCGTGCACTCCAAGGTGATGGTGTGGGTGGCCGCCGACCGGGCCGTGCGCACGCTGGAGGATCACCCCGGTCTGAGCGGTGACCTGGCGGGCTGGCGGGCGCTGCGCGACGAGGTGCACCGCGAGGTGTGCGAGAAGGGGTACGACCCGGAGCGGAACACGTTCACCCAGTCCTACGGCTCGCGCGACCTGGACGCCTCCCTGCTGCTCATTCCCCGCGTCGGTTTCCTGCCGCCGGACGACCCGCGCGTGGTCGGGACCGTGGACGCGGTCCGCGAGGAACTCGGGCACGGCGGTCTGCTGCGCCGCTACAGCACGGACGGCAGGAGCGTCGACGGCCTGCCGGGCGACGAGGGCACCTTCCTGGCCTGCTCGTTCTGGCTCGCGGACGCACTGCACATGACGGGCCGCGCGGAGGAGGCGCGGGAGCTGTTCGAGCGGCTCGTGGGCCTGGCCAACGACGTGGGGCTGCTCGCGGAGGAGTACGACCCGTCGACCGGCCGGCACCTCGGCAACTTCCCGCAGGCCTTCAGTCACATCGGCCTGGTCAACACCGCCCTCGCCCTGTTCGGCACGCAGGAGGCAGGATAG
- a CDS encoding DUF485 domain-containing protein, with amino-acid sequence MATETPPPSKSPSRLPSSEEFVAVHESAEFGELRSSYRGFAFPLTVAFIAWYLLYVLLSNYAGDFMGTKLFGNFNVAMALGLAQFLTTFLIAWWYARTAAARFDPKAEAIKSRMEGGA; translated from the coding sequence GTGGCCACCGAGACACCGCCCCCCTCGAAATCCCCATCCCGGCTCCCCTCCAGCGAGGAGTTCGTCGCGGTGCACGAGAGCGCGGAGTTCGGTGAACTGCGCAGCTCCTACCGCGGTTTCGCCTTCCCGCTGACGGTCGCCTTCATCGCCTGGTACCTGCTGTACGTCCTGCTGTCCAACTACGCGGGCGACTTCATGGGCACCAAGCTCTTCGGCAACTTCAACGTGGCCATGGCCCTCGGCCTCGCCCAGTTCCTCACCACCTTCCTCATCGCCTGGTGGTACGCACGGACCGCCGCAGCGCGGTTCGACCCCAAGGCCGAGGCCATCAAGTCCCGGATGGAGGGCGGAGCATGA
- a CDS encoding copper resistance D family protein: protein MALIRPTEATRSLRRTGSGRAVALLVLVGLAALIPLLGPSVAAHGTGEATPTDSGMVALLRTLLFAALCVQVGELFTAGLTRWVPDTPPGRPVSWAPYAAVVGFAAAATVGELAPHGHGSRSGVLALLEAIAFAVAGLCALTRRPNRQVWPLAAVILAEALRAHPPTESTPLIGSGLTVLHLTCSALWAGGLLNVLRTLRGWEGAEACAALLGLYARVAAVLFAGVTMTGLCSSLRRMPSETVLDQLTTSAYGRVLLAKVLIVGAVALLALWARTRLRRAPDPLAACSPARVEIVALGVVVAVSGLLTALPLPIKG, encoded by the coding sequence ATGGCCCTCATACGACCGACCGAAGCAACCCGATCCCTGCGCCGAACCGGCTCGGGCCGGGCGGTGGCACTGCTCGTCCTGGTGGGGCTCGCGGCCCTGATCCCGCTGCTCGGGCCCTCCGTCGCCGCGCACGGCACCGGGGAGGCCACACCCACGGACTCCGGCATGGTCGCGCTGCTGCGGACGCTGCTGTTCGCGGCGCTGTGCGTGCAGGTGGGCGAGCTGTTCACGGCCGGCCTCACCCGATGGGTGCCCGACACCCCGCCCGGCCGACCGGTCAGCTGGGCGCCGTACGCGGCGGTCGTGGGGTTCGCGGCCGCCGCGACCGTCGGCGAACTGGCGCCGCACGGCCATGGCTCGCGCAGCGGCGTTCTCGCGCTGCTGGAGGCGATCGCGTTCGCCGTGGCGGGGCTGTGCGCGCTCACCCGTCGGCCCAACCGCCAGGTGTGGCCCCTCGCGGCGGTGATCCTGGCGGAGGCCCTGCGCGCCCATCCGCCCACCGAGTCCACGCCGCTGATCGGCTCCGGACTGACGGTGCTGCATCTGACGTGCTCGGCGCTGTGGGCCGGCGGGCTGCTGAACGTGCTCCGTACGCTGCGGGGTTGGGAGGGGGCCGAGGCGTGCGCCGCGCTGCTCGGGCTCTACGCGCGCGTGGCGGCCGTCCTGTTCGCCGGGGTCACCATGACCGGGCTGTGCAGCTCACTGCGCCGGATGCCCTCGGAGACGGTGCTCGACCAGTTGACGACGTCGGCGTACGGACGCGTGCTCCTCGCCAAGGTGCTGATCGTGGGCGCGGTCGCGCTGCTCGCCCTGTGGGCGCGGACCCGGCTGCGCCGGGCTCCCGACCCGCTGGCCGCCTGCTCCCCCGCGCGCGTGGAGATCGTCGCACTGGGGGTGGTGGTCGCGGTGTCGGGGCTGTTGACGGCGTTGCCGCTGCCGATCAAGGGTTGA
- a CDS encoding S8 family serine peptidase, whose translation MAHLPSRRRLALAVPVVLSLTASLGFLPTAASAAPVTTSATQAADAGTLAYVVNTKVDHRTIGSVKKAIAAAGGTVVAAYEKIGVLVVHSANPDFGPQIRAVRGVQSAGATRTAPLSAAGTTDEGAAQVLSKAEAAKIEKASDAAGQSEPLEADQWDLRAIGADKAAEIDPGSKKVTVAVIDTGVDDTHPDLAPNFSASQSANCVGGVADTSEGAWRPYTADDYHGTHVAGEIAAARNGIGVAGVAPGVKVAGIKVSDPKDGLFYPENVVCAFVFAADHGVEVTNNSYYVDPWLYNCMDDPDQKAIVDAVNRAQLYAQKKGTINVASAGNSNHDLDSDSLVDASSPDDSTPVERTVDPHECFDVPTQLPGVVTVSATGVKGTKSYYSTYGLGAIDVAAPGGDKYQIPDTPSANGRILSTLPNNTYGFLQGTSMASPHVAGVAALLKSTHPHASPAQLQALLKLQADSTACPTEPYDGDGNGVVDATCVGGKRLNGFFGFGVVNALRAVK comes from the coding sequence ATGGCTCATCTGCCTTCCAGACGCCGCCTCGCGCTCGCGGTGCCCGTCGTGCTGTCGCTGACCGCCTCCCTCGGCTTCCTGCCGACGGCGGCCTCCGCGGCGCCCGTCACGACTTCCGCCACCCAGGCGGCCGATGCCGGAACCCTGGCGTACGTCGTCAACACGAAGGTGGACCACCGCACGATCGGGTCGGTGAAGAAGGCGATCGCCGCGGCCGGCGGCACCGTCGTCGCGGCGTACGAGAAGATCGGCGTGCTCGTCGTCCATTCGGCGAACCCCGACTTCGGCCCACAGATACGCGCGGTGCGCGGCGTGCAGTCGGCGGGTGCGACCCGTACCGCGCCGCTGAGCGCCGCGGGGACCACCGACGAGGGGGCGGCGCAGGTCCTCTCCAAGGCGGAGGCCGCGAAGATCGAGAAGGCGTCCGACGCGGCGGGCCAGAGCGAGCCGCTCGAGGCCGACCAGTGGGACCTGCGCGCGATCGGCGCCGACAAGGCCGCCGAGATCGACCCGGGCAGCAAGAAGGTGACGGTCGCCGTGATCGACACCGGCGTCGACGACACCCACCCGGACCTCGCGCCGAACTTCTCCGCCTCCCAGTCGGCGAACTGCGTCGGCGGCGTCGCGGACACCAGTGAGGGCGCCTGGCGCCCGTACACCGCGGACGACTACCACGGCACCCATGTCGCCGGTGAGATCGCAGCGGCCCGCAACGGCATCGGCGTGGCGGGCGTAGCGCCCGGCGTGAAGGTCGCCGGCATCAAGGTGAGCGACCCCAAGGACGGCCTCTTCTACCCGGAGAACGTCGTCTGCGCCTTCGTGTTCGCCGCCGACCACGGCGTCGAGGTCACGAACAACAGCTACTACGTCGACCCGTGGCTGTACAACTGCATGGACGACCCCGACCAGAAGGCGATCGTCGACGCGGTCAACAGGGCCCAGCTGTACGCCCAGAAGAAGGGCACGATCAACGTCGCCTCGGCGGGCAACTCCAACCACGACCTGGACTCCGACTCCCTGGTCGACGCCTCCAGCCCGGACGACTCCACGCCGGTCGAGCGGACCGTCGACCCGCACGAGTGCTTCGACGTGCCGACCCAGCTGCCGGGTGTCGTCACCGTGAGCGCGACCGGCGTCAAGGGCACCAAGTCGTACTACTCCACCTACGGTCTGGGCGCCATCGACGTCGCGGCTCCGGGTGGCGACAAGTACCAGATCCCGGACACCCCGTCGGCCAACGGCCGCATCCTGTCCACGCTGCCGAACAACACGTACGGCTTCCTGCAGGGCACCTCGATGGCGTCCCCGCACGTCGCCGGCGTGGCCGCGCTGCTCAAGTCGACCCACCCGCACGCGAGCCCGGCCCAGCTCCAGGCGCTGCTCAAGCTCCAGGCCGACAGCACGGCGTGCCCGACCGAGCCGTACGACGGCGACGGCAACGGGGTCGTGGACGCGACCTGCGTGGGCGGCAAGCGCCTCAACGGCTTCTTCGGCTTCGGCGTCGTGAACGCGCTGCGTGCCGTGAAGTAG
- a CDS encoding SURF1 family cytochrome oxidase biogenesis protein yields the protein MYRFLLSRQWVILTLVSLLLIPTMIRLGFWQMHRYDERTARNQLVSDALTAEAVPVEKLTTPGHAVTRSERYRSVTATGSFDPAREVVVRRRVNADETVGFHVLTPFVLTDGKVLLVDRGWIPADAPSQTSFPEVPAPPAGRITVTGRLMPDETTAASGIKDLKGLPDRQVMLINSEQEARRLGTQVLGGYIAQTAPEPKGDSPQLVGRPGSEDAALNYAYAIQWWLFSVGVPVGWVILVRRETRDRAQAAAREAERTEPATV from the coding sequence GTGTACCGCTTCCTGTTGTCCCGGCAGTGGGTGATCCTCACGCTGGTCTCCCTCCTCCTCATCCCCACGATGATCAGGCTGGGCTTCTGGCAGATGCATCGCTACGACGAGCGCACCGCGCGCAACCAGCTGGTCTCCGACGCGCTGACGGCCGAGGCGGTGCCCGTGGAGAAGCTGACCACCCCGGGACACGCCGTCACCCGCAGCGAGCGGTACCGAAGCGTCACCGCCACCGGTTCCTTCGACCCCGCGCGCGAGGTCGTCGTCAGGCGCCGCGTCAACGCCGACGAGACGGTCGGCTTCCACGTCCTCACGCCGTTCGTCCTGACGGACGGGAAGGTGCTGCTGGTCGACCGGGGCTGGATCCCCGCGGACGCCCCGAGTCAGACCTCGTTCCCCGAGGTCCCCGCGCCGCCCGCCGGCCGGATCACCGTCACCGGGCGGCTGATGCCCGACGAGACGACCGCCGCGAGCGGCATCAAGGACCTCAAGGGACTGCCGGACCGGCAGGTCATGCTGATCAACAGCGAGCAGGAGGCCCGGCGGCTCGGCACGCAGGTGCTCGGCGGCTACATCGCGCAGACGGCGCCCGAGCCGAAGGGTGACAGCCCGCAGCTGGTCGGGCGGCCCGGCAGTGAGGACGCGGCCCTGAACTACGCGTACGCGATCCAGTGGTGGCTGTTCTCCGTGGGCGTCCCCGTCGGCTGGGTCATCCTGGTCCGCCGCGAGACCCGCGACCGGGCCCAGGCCGCCGCGCGAGAGGCGGAGCGGACCGAGCCGGCGACGGTCTGA
- a CDS encoding lysoplasmalogenase, with the protein MTRSRVLLGLFALFAVIDLLSLAVDADAGHVVAKPLLMPLLAAWAALRGAPRLLVAALLCGWGGDTLLLFDADAAFLAGMASFAAGHVCYLVLFARVGRPHARGALLAPCYAIALIATVALLWPDLPADLRLPVAVYSTLLTAMAFSATTRLGPVAGAGGALFLLSDTLIATGVADWAQPPRPDLWIMLTYIAAQVLLVLGATSRRQPTADPRSLILNP; encoded by the coding sequence GTGACCCGCTCCCGCGTCCTCCTCGGCCTGTTCGCCCTCTTCGCGGTCATCGACCTGCTCAGTCTCGCGGTCGACGCCGACGCCGGGCACGTGGTGGCGAAACCCCTCCTGATGCCCCTCCTGGCGGCCTGGGCGGCCCTGCGCGGCGCACCCCGGCTCCTGGTCGCCGCCCTCCTGTGCGGCTGGGGCGGCGATACCCTGCTGCTGTTCGACGCCGACGCCGCCTTCCTCGCCGGCATGGCGTCCTTCGCCGCCGGCCACGTCTGCTACCTGGTGCTGTTCGCGCGCGTCGGCCGACCCCACGCCCGTGGCGCCCTTCTCGCCCCCTGCTACGCCATCGCCCTGATCGCCACCGTCGCCCTGCTGTGGCCGGATCTCCCGGCGGACCTGCGCCTTCCCGTGGCCGTCTACAGCACCCTGCTCACGGCCATGGCGTTCTCGGCGACCACCCGGCTCGGCCCGGTCGCTGGCGCGGGCGGCGCGCTGTTCCTGCTCTCCGACACCCTCATCGCCACCGGTGTGGCCGACTGGGCCCAGCCCCCGCGTCCCGATCTGTGGATCATGCTCACCTACATCGCCGCACAGGTCCTGCTGGTCCTCGGCGCGACGAGCCGCCGTCAACCGACAGCCGACCCCCGGTCCTTGATCCTCAACCCTTGA
- a CDS encoding sterol desaturase family protein: MPNLPDVVLWSIPAFVLLTVVEVISVRLHPDEDAAGYETKDAATSVGMGLGSLVFDFVWKIPIVALYTAIYELTPLRVPVLWWTLPLMLLAQDFFYYWSHRGHHVIRVLWACHVVHHSSEKFNLTTALRQPWTTLTVWPFYVPLIALGVHPAALAFCSSANLVYQFWIHTERIDRMPRWFEFVFNTPSHHRVHHASQGGYLDRNFGGILIVWDRLFGSFVPEVDRPVYGLTKNINTFNPIKVATHEYVAIVKDVKAASSWRERTGRVFRGPGWQPAPAPTPSTPANTVGETTAA; encoded by the coding sequence ATGCCGAACCTGCCCGATGTCGTGCTGTGGTCGATACCCGCCTTCGTGCTGCTCACCGTGGTCGAGGTGATCAGCGTCCGGCTCCATCCCGACGAGGATGCGGCCGGATACGAGACGAAGGACGCCGCGACGAGCGTCGGCATGGGGCTCGGGAGTCTCGTGTTCGACTTCGTCTGGAAGATCCCGATCGTCGCGCTCTACACGGCGATCTACGAGCTGACCCCGCTCCGTGTCCCGGTCCTGTGGTGGACGCTCCCCCTGATGCTGCTCGCGCAGGACTTCTTCTACTACTGGTCCCACCGTGGCCACCACGTCATCCGCGTGCTGTGGGCCTGTCACGTGGTCCATCACTCCAGCGAGAAGTTCAACCTCACCACCGCCCTGCGCCAGCCGTGGACCACGCTGACCGTCTGGCCGTTCTACGTCCCGCTCATCGCCCTCGGTGTCCACCCGGCCGCGCTCGCGTTCTGCTCCTCGGCCAACCTCGTCTACCAGTTCTGGATCCACACCGAGCGGATCGACAGGATGCCCCGGTGGTTCGAGTTCGTGTTCAACACGCCGTCCCACCACCGCGTCCACCACGCCTCCCAGGGCGGCTACCTGGACCGCAACTTCGGCGGCATCCTCATCGTCTGGGACCGGCTCTTCGGGTCGTTCGTGCCCGAGGTCGACCGGCCCGTCTACGGGTTGACCAAGAACATCAACACGTTCAACCCGATCAAGGTGGCCACCCACGAGTACGTGGCGATCGTCAAGGACGTCAAGGCGGCGAGCAGTTGGCGCGAGCGGACGGGACGCGTGTTCCGTGGACCGGGCTGGCAGCCCGCGCCCGCGCCGACACCCTCGACCCCCGCCAACACGGTCGGGGAGACCACGGCCGCGTGA